From the Solea solea chromosome 7, fSolSol10.1, whole genome shotgun sequence genome, the window CAAATGacatgttcccttttttttatttggtcttTTTAAGGCTAAAATATCCAGGAGATGCTGGTTGTGGATATTAATACTGTTGGTAttgttttgtataaaaatacaaaatgtataaTACTTCAATGTACAGGACAAActaccaattttttttttttttcgaaaaCAAATGATTCAAAATGGAAATAAACCATCTTCATTACATGTTGCATATAGAGTAAAGAAATCCCTGGCTATTTGGGTTATTATGATTCAAGCAGGCACTTATGGTCTTGGGAATACAAAAGAATATGTTGTGCACTTAAAGGTATTTAGGATGTTACAATCGAATTTTGAGaaacaataacaatgacaagaaaacaaaaatgttaacatGTATTGCCCAAATGTACAGATATAAAAAACGCTTAAATGCTTACAAACTACTTAGCAGAAATTGACTTAAAAGGTTTTGCATTTTTGACCGAGGTCAACTCGTATTAAttatcttgatttttttttttatactgtgtCACATATGAAAATAACTCTGCATAATTTATACAGTAAGTTGCTTTAATGCCTAGTTGACTGATGcttataaaataatacaaaataggTCTGACAAACGCACAGCGTTTGCGAATCTGAGGATTTCCTTGTTTCATCTCATCATATTTTATTGGGTTTGATCTCTGATAAACTACTTGGGCCCAAGTAATTTATTTTCAAGTGTCCACTTTCAGTTACTCTGACGGAAAATGTGTTTGCTACTAACAGCTTTGAACACCCGAAGATGGATATGTTTTGACATGAAACTattacatgatgatgatgaaatccTGACTCTGGGCTCTAGATCAGTGAGAAACTAACATTCAAAGACACATGCTGCTCTCAAACTAGGATCCAGCCCTGGTAAAAATACAACTTGACTATCGAGTAACATGACTTCCATACCTATATAGTCCTGACTGGCCTACGTAGGAAAGAAGAAGGAGACACCATGGCAGCCATTATAGTCAGAGTGCACTTCAAAATCAAAAATTGTCAGATTTCTGGTCAGACACAGACGTTTTAAACAGACGTGTATGAATGTCACAATACTTTTAAGGATGTCATACTGTTCCATTTGTAATGACTAGAAAGTATATGGTATAAAACAGCAGTTAAGAGGGTTAGCATTTGGGTCTTATTATGGCACATAGTAAACCACCTCAGAGTGAAATTAAATACACGAATGGCACTTtgatatacaaacacacaagaacatCCACTTATCAACACATAGCCGTGAGCTGTGCCCTAAAAAAGGCACTCTTCTGAAGATTTAGACAGGTGCAGCAATCATGGTCTTAAGTAGGGTGGAATTTATTTTCTCCACTAAAAgtttttccaaatgaaaacatCTGACAAATTTTGATTTTGCTGCAGGGTATCCCTTTTTATATGTTTCACAAACCAGAAGACATTCACATTAATACTGACATGGTTGAGCAACGAAACATCTGGAAATGGCATGGCTGCAAGGCAACAACATGGCAAACATTTAGTAGCCTAGTGTGTGGCCCCCTGAAAACATCTGACCTGGGTTGAATTATTGTTGCAAATTACTCCAATTACATCTCGACTCCGCTTCCCCAGCACAAACGAGTCAACTGTACACGTCGCCATTCTTGAACTTCACACACAACGCACAGAAAGCATTTTAAGTGACTGAGTTGACCCAGGTCAGCATAACATACAGCGCTTCCTTCTGTGTCATTTCACTCTTTCTCTGGCCTTCCAGTTTGGAGGATAAATAAGATTGTGAATGGCATATTCCAGTTGCCAAATTTCATTCAGTGCCAAGAAAAGTCCATTACTTTGAGAGCTCCTCCTAATCCAGCGAATTCTATAAGACTCTCCACACGTACAGAAAAAGATGCAGATGGGCAGGTGAGCGGCTGGAGCCAGTGGAAACAGAAGGGTAGATGTGGTGGGAATAGGAAACCCCAGCAAGGCCGTAGATGGGCGGAAAAGGCAAATGCTTTGAAGCATAATGTACATAATGCACTGATGAGGATATAGATTGAGACCCGTTAATTATAGGCCCATGTCTGGTACTGTAGCAGGGTGAAGAGGCAGAAACCTCTTTGGTTTTTGGAAGGACACCTGTAGGTGCAGCCCTCAGGAGGAAGGGGAGACAGAAATGCACAGGAAACTCAGACGCACGTCCAAGAAACTTAAACAAACAGTTGCTAGTCTTGTAAAGGTAAGTAGTATTCCATTTTGGAGCATAGAATCCAGTTGTTTATAAATTCTTATAACACTCCTTCAATTTAATCATCCTTCATTTAGGAGCACAATTTTCTTCAGAGAACAAATCTCTCTCACAAATCAACTCAGTCTTCATTGGTTTCATTGGCATCACTGGGAGTGCAGCGGTGTTTTAATAATAACTGCCCAGGTGAGAAGGCACATGGGTGTTAGGGTGGCGAGGGACATTTGGGTTGGGGTAAATGCCTGCAGTGGGTGAGCTCCAGTAGGGAGCAGTGGGTCCAAAGAAATTGGAGGAGGTGACGGGCATGGATGGAGGGTGTGGTGATACAAAGTTGACCTTCTGCTGGTGGGCGTGGTAGGAAGGCATATAGGCAAGGTCCGAGGGGTACTTGTACATGGAGGACTCGGTGGGGTGTGGCTGCAGCGCCTGAGCAATACCGTGGAAGTCAAACTTGTAGGCATAGCGCTTGCCGTGCACCTTGGtcatgatatttttgtcatagTAGTAGCGTAGTGCACGGCTCAGCTTGTCATAGTTCATGTTGGGCTTGCTCTTACGCTCACCCCAGCGCCGCGCCACCTCATCAGGGTCCGTCATCTTGAACTCTCCGTTGGTGCCCTCCCAGGTGATACAGCCCGCATTGGCGCTGTCAGACAGGAGCTCCAGGAGGAACTGCCACAGTTGGATTTGACCTGAACCTGAttgaagacacaaaacaaaagcacaggtCAGAAGGACATGCAGCCAtgtgcaacacaaaaacacaaccaaagaCAAATTCATTGCTAAAAGCTATAACTCTTACCTGGATTGGCAAGGCGACTACTGGTGGGACCCAGGATCTGGTAGGGGTCTGTGAACAAAAGGAAAGCTTTATTGGTCAACACACTGATCACGATTAGGATCAGTGACCTGTACTGATTAGTATGGAAGACtgaagacaaaataaacatggtCGGGAAACAACAGATGGTTTATTTATAATGatgatggttaaaaaaaacctctcgcTTCATATTTTACGTTATTCTTGCTTATAATTTCACAGTTCAGGTTGAGTGACAAAatgacagtatttttttttctgtttttgtgtgtttggattATTGTGCTCTCTACATAATGAGACATGCAATTAGATTTGTGGCTGAGTGGTATGTTagaaacacaagtaaacactTGAAGCTTGGTAGGAGACTGCATTATTAAATTGCTGGTGAGTCACTTAAAAACAATAGTATTGCAGCACTTTTTCTGAGGCGGTGTTGATTTGCATATTGTTGATGTGGTCTTTAAAAACCATACAGCAAATATAAAATGGAACACTGTCGAAGGAAACTGCAggcacaaaataaatacaagtttgaCACAAGCACATTAACTTTAAGTCTGTGCTTCATGCAGACAATGGATCAACTGTTACCTGGCTGAGGTCTGGGCTGCTCAGTGGATTTGGTCACATTCTGAGTAACCACTGGTGAGCCTGtaatgaaagagagaaagagagaaaactcATGAGTGGGGTGGCTACTGATCATTTTCAACACAAGGTAGTGGCAGTCCAAAGTAAATAAGATGGTATCTGCCGACAGTGAGTCCAGGTTGTGTAATTTTTAGCAGTCTACCCTACATGTCTAGACGCTGTAGATGTTGGAACATCTGCTAGTCTGACGCAGACATAAGTTAAGTAGTATGTGCAAGTAACTTGGATGTTATGTCAGGTGAAACATAATCTCATGTGTTCTCTCAGTAGGATACTACAGCTATAGTTACCTTTGCCACTGTGCATGTTGTTTGACCATCCTGTCCTCCGTACAGCATCATATGAAGGTTCTGAAGAAGAGACACAGGACAAGAGGATAACATCAGtaagtaaaaaaacactttccagTATGTATTTAGTCAAGTTACACACATTACATTCCCATTAACATACATTTTCACCCTTTGTGTACATATCACATTATGCAAGGGACGAGCCACTGAGAATGCAACTGTCACAGACAAAGCAGGCACACTGGTGGCAAATACATATATCATACATCTATCAAAACATAGTTCCGCTCACTCTTCACAGGATATCTGGCTATGgttgtgtggttttatttggCACGTTGTGGTGTTGAAAATGTAGATGGCACAATCTTTGACAGAGAACAGTTGGTTGAGCAGCTTGCAACATGACCATGAAGGAAAGGTCTGATGTAAATTAACATACAAcagacaagtgcacacacaaacagtgagggagagggaggggggggggagacaatACCTGCGCACGATAGTGAGCCTCCCATCTCTGAACCCGAGCTAATTTTATAAAAGCATGGCAAGCAGCCAAACTAGCCCAGTGTGAGATTTTTTTACCTGCTGTGCATCTGCAGTTAAAACGCACACTGCTGAGTGagtgtgatggtgatggcttCCAGTAACAATCAgtcactcaaacacaaactgaaaaataaacaggTGACAAGTAGTTTCCAGGAAAATAGCTAACCCCAATGTATGGAGAGAACAGCTGACTAGTACTCTCTAGTACTCAGCATGCAGGGACATGAGCTGAATGATGTGGCCAAATGtgagaaaaccagcaacaacTTGTGTTTaagtttgagttgttttttttaatgagaaagAATATTTAAGCTTCCAATCACAGTAGTGGCTTGGGTTATTTGATCGCTGTGAAACGTTATTTTTGGCCAATCAGCTGCtcgcagaggaaacacatggctacttaatatgcagCTGCTCCTCCATACTGTTACCGCTACTTTTAAAAGCTGCGTGTGTTTTCATCGTGgaatgaagatggacaaggaaaaaacacattgcagaagaactaaatcgTATCTGTTACAGCGTCTTCTTAACGAAGACAGAGGCTTCTGGTCATGCTGTGGCCGATCTCACTTCTGCTATGCTATGGAAATGCTACGGAAGAAGAAGCCGCAACGTGGAGCCGCAAACTTTCCGCAAACTTTCTCCAGAACAACAAACGCATGGATTCTTTAGCAGGACATGAGAATAATTGGACACATTAACAGACATACAGTAGTTACTTCTGAGATGACGAGATGACGACTGCGATGAAAAGAAAGCACCCCAAACCTCCTATCTTCTTATGGGGTAAGTTTTCGTTAGCGTTGTTAATctacactttcacacacatacagtgattttttttttccatgatagACACTatcttttaataatccactgtgcgTTTCAGAACTTTATGTGGCTAACTGAGCTAGCTcagttttaaaatgcaaatgctaAACACGTCTAAATTTCTGTTCGATCAGATGATCGTATTATAAACTGTAAAGGGAGTATGTGAGCATCTGCtatgaatatgaataacaaactaACCCGGTGTtttttgaataatgtgtgaatgacacagctttggTTATGAtgtattgactgtgatgctaatctCAACTAGATGAGAGTTAGCACATCAGCAGCATTCAGCAACAGGCTGATCCATCTACAATACACCACACCGATACttgaatgtattttattgtatttgatattagaaatatgtATCTATCGTTCATCCTTCTAACTCTTAAGTATATtaccttttgttgtttttcattttaagaaatttatattcatatttaattaaatattttctttgggaaccccctgggacctcttcatagagCCCTTCGGGGTCCCTAGACCTGCTATTGATAACCATTGTACAAACTACTAAAATAGTTTCTGTCCTGTGCGCTAACCAGGAAGGGAttggactatgtaaatgtgatgtcattgtctcttggctcccagaaggtgtaaatctTTAAAACTTCAAATATGTTCATATTTCCACGTGTAAGACACTGTTGGAAAGCTTAGAAAAACCACACTTTCGGGAAtatgtaaataactcaaaatgcccctCAGGAGACTGgtatctgtttttttccatggctAAGCACAAATATGCCCGTTTATCATGATCTAAGATCGTGATCATGACTTTTATCATGCAAATATATACTTCAGCAGTGTTTCTCCCAGGGAGCAatggacagagagagtgtgtaaaGCTGATGACAGGTTGTTTCCGGGATCACCTGGGTTTACAGAGGGTTAGAGACAATCCCACATTTTAGTGTGGAGGCAGAATATTTGACAAGCAGCTTTATTGAAAGCAAAAGTTGACTGGTTGTGCCTATAGATTAATAAAGAGGGCTTGGTCCAAGGGTGCCACACCTGCGGGTGTTGTGGAGAGAGGCAGAATGTGCTGCAAGGCATCCATGTatggcagaagaagaaaagagaatgaGCAGGAAGAATTATGAAGCTGAATCACATTCATTGGTCACAGTAGATTGATTGAACAGCcattcagccaatcacagccattTGATTAACCCACCAGGCCAGAACTGGGGCTTCACTTCGGTGCTAATTCTGTCATCATGAATGTTTAGACTAAAGTACATCAGACATAACCACGGTGCAAAACGACAAGAGGAACATTGcatgaaaaacatttacaaaaaggcaaatgtgaataaattaaCCAATAcaaaaagttagtctggagcCCTGAATCATCACAATGTCGTATGAGTTATACCATAATTCTTCTTATTTGTCTAAATATCATAATGTTTATATGGAAATGTCTTTTGATTCATTGTAAAATACGAACCTAAATGATTTCCTGTACTTTTcaatgtgtgtgaaacaaatgGAAATGGTTGCCCTGGTAACCATTGCACATTTGGTACATACAGTGTCTGTGTCAGCCACAACAGAAAAGCATCTATTAAAATCAAATACACTGTATCATCAGTATCCACTACATGGCTGGCCTTTTCTAAACACAGAACAATACTGCCCTCCTGTGGATCTCAGCTTTTTCACACCTTAAGTTCCCTGAACTAAAGTAATGATGAACTGAACTCCAAATTTCCCCTTTCAGCATAGCTGAACTTAAGATTCCAATCTCACTGCAAACATGGAAACAGAATGTATCTGGTAACCTGCCACTCAAGTCTTTTATTGTTTCACAATTAATGtgtacaaagaaaacatttaactgtatgttttatttctccttttcctttttaataacTGTTCCAGTATCTTCAAATTTCATCTTTTAACCCCGCGTCAGCCCCGAGTCCCGACAGATCTTAAATGGTTGAGGGAAAATACCAGTGATAGTGGAATAACGGGTGACATGAACTTGCAACAGAGCATAAagagctgaatgaatgaatgaatacaggatatgatcaaatgaatgaaagaaaggtGAGTGTAATAgatagaaagacaaaaaaaagaaggagaggagggacaAATAACAAGTGGGCTGCCGTGGCTCAGCGGGGCTGTCAGGTTCAATCTGGTGTGGGCCGGCAGGATAGCCAAGGAGCAGTGACTGGGGGAGAGTCCTCAGAGACTTGCGTTTCCTGCCTGCCTCGCCTGCAGACAACCTCTCTTTGTTTTACTggcccttttttcccctctactCACCCCCCACCCCTACTGGCTCACCaccacactgaaaaaaaaaaagaaaacatacacaacGGGGCTACCTCCATGTATGTGTAGAAAGGGGGttacaaacagaagaggagctGGTGGAAGAGAAGGCAGAGGGAAAGCGAGGGAAAGATCAAAGAGACAGCAGAAGTTGAATGAGAATGGAGGTGGAATAAGTGTACAAAAACACGGGAATAAAGTACGAATATGAAATTCAAGGAAGGGAGgagaataataatgaaaaaaaatacagtcagACGAGGCAAAACTTTTggaatttgaaaagaaaacaatggcaGCAAACTCAGCTACTGTCTGGTATGGGCTGAGTGGATGCCCAGTAATGTGGGCTTTTAGATGCCCCTGATGTAGCTTTTGGCACCAGATCACATTAACCTCCAAAACAATATTTTCCTTCACCAACACACATCGAGACATCAGAGTGGCAAAAAGACAGCATAATTCACGGTTTTCACTATAATTGGGCAGAGATAAAACTGAAGAAGCAtctgatgtaaaatgtacaaaGCCCAAATGGTCGGGGGTTCACTATTCAAGCTGGACACCCCAACACAGACCCAAAtgttcacacacgcacatagaGCCGCCTCATCTCCAACCTCTCAACTCCCCCCTCTCGCCTTCATTTTTCCAGGCCTCGCTCTGACTGCGACTTGAGCCAGTTTCCACTCTGGTCTGGGGTGTGGTGCACGCTCCTGGGAGACTTTGACTGCAGGACCAGTTAGTCAAAACAAGGCCCAAGCGCTAGACAgcgagggaaagagagagaggcagagagagacggagagtaAAAGGACAAAGACTGAGAGCTGAGacagagtgggagagaaagagagtgcaACTGCACACAGACGGTGCGATAGACAGAGTAAGAGAGAAGAGATTTCAAGTCGTGGACTGTTTTTAACCCTGAGTCTGAGCCAAGGAGAGAGACCCAGACAGgataaactttttttaatacccGTAATACAGGTGCTTTAAAAGCCATCTGTGTGAAGAAGGAGCCatgagaggaggagaatgaTGGCAAAGTACAGGAGTTACACAGCTTGAGGAGACAGTGGGTGcaccagagcaaaaaaaagaagaaaaaataagcaTCAAATGAATAAACGTAACAACATTGctgcacacataaacacacacacaagttttgtGCAAAATTGTTAGCTAACTCTTATCTATTTTTCTGTTTCCAAGgaaaaattgttattattttctgtaaagAGGGAGCGATTGGCGCAGTTGCTGCTTTGGCTTCAAAATGAATGCATTCAGAGAGGTGAATCATCATCCAcccacacatatactgtataagcgGCAAAGAATATAAATGTTTGACTACAGAACTATACAATTTgaaaaatatgaccaaaaatattaaaaattgtGTAAATATTAGGCACAGGGGAGAAAATAAGCCAGAAATGTAGCAACAAACAAAACCGCCAATGTAAAAGCAAAGGTACAAAAGAGCACGCGAAAACATACACActaaaaaatatacacaaaacaCTTGCTGTACTAAGAGTTACAGgaactcacccacacacacacacacgtctgtccaCAGAAAAGTCCTAGGCACAGACTTCAGATACACACATAGAGCCACACACTCTCTTTCATAGCTGCTGCATTCCGTGTTTTATATGCTCTCTTTTATTCATAACATTGCAGTTTACACCACAGAGTCTGGAGCAGATTAAGGGTTGTCTCCTGCTGTACGCTCATGCTTACTCTACCCCAA encodes:
- the fli1 gene encoding Friend leukemia integration 1 transcription factor isoform X3 codes for the protein MDGTIKEALSVVSEDQSLFEPPYAAAAPLPKTDMTASGTQDYGQTHKINPLPPQQEWINQPVRVNVKREYEHMNGSSKESPVDCSVGKCNKLVGGNDTSQINYGNYMDEKNAPPPNMTTNERRVIVPADPSLWSQDHVRQWLEWAIKEYGLLEIDTAMFQNIDGKELCKMNKDDFLRLTTMYNAEVLLSHLNYLRESSSSLSYNAPSHADPSPRLAAKEEPSYDAVRRTGWSNNMHSGKGSPVVTQNVTKSTEQPRPQPDPYQILGPTSSRLANPGSGQIQLWQFLLELLSDSANAGCITWEGTNGEFKMTDPDEVARRWGERKSKPNMNYDKLSRALRYYYDKNIMTKVHGKRYAYKFDFHGIAQALQPHPTESSMYKYPSDLAYMPSYHAHQQKVNFVSPHPPSMPVTSSNFFGPTAPYWSSPTAGIYPNPNVPRHPNTHVPSHLGSYY
- the fli1 gene encoding Friend leukemia integration 1 transcription factor isoform X4, yielding MTASGTQDYGQTHKINPLPPQQEWINQPVRVNVKREYEHMNGSSKESPVDCSVGKCNKLVGGNDTSQINYGNYMDEKNAPPPNMTTNERRVIVPADPSLWSQDHVRQWLEWAIKEYGLLEIDTAMFQNIDGKELCKMNKDDFLRLTTMYNAEVLLSHLNYLRESSSSLSYNAPSHADPSPRLAAKEEPSYDAVRRTGWSNNMHSGKGSPVVTQNVTKSTEQPRPQPDPYQILGPTSSRLANPGSGQIQLWQFLLELLSDSANAGCITWEGTNGEFKMTDPDEVARRWGERKSKPNMNYDKLSRALRYYYDKNIMTKVHGKRYAYKFDFHGIAQALQPHPTESSMYKYPSDLAYMPSYHAHQQKVNFVSPHPPSMPVTSSNFFGPTAPYWSSPTAGIYPNPNVPRHPNTHVPSHLGSYY
- the fli1 gene encoding Friend leukemia integration 1 transcription factor isoform X2; this translates as MFQTVPDTSSYVKEALSVVSEDQSLFEPPYAAAAPLPKTDMTASGTQDYGQTHKINPLPPQQEWINQPVRVNVKREYEHMNGSSKESPVDCSVGKCNKLVGGNDTSQINYGNYMDEKNAPPPNMTTNERRVIVPADPSLWSQDHVRQWLEWAIKEYGLLEIDTAMFQNIDGKELCKMNKDDFLRLTTMYNAEVLLSHLNYLRESSSSLSYNAPSHADPSPRLAAKEEPSYDAVRRTGWSNNMHSGKGSPVVTQNVTKSTEQPRPQPDPYQILGPTSSRLANPGSGQIQLWQFLLELLSDSANAGCITWEGTNGEFKMTDPDEVARRWGERKSKPNMNYDKLSRALRYYYDKNIMTKVHGKRYAYKFDFHGIAQALQPHPTESSMYKYPSDLAYMPSYHAHQQKVNFVSPHPPSMPVTSSNFFGPTAPYWSSPTAGIYPNPNVPRHPNTHVPSHLGSYY